CCTGTTGCCAGCCCAATGGCTGTGCATCCGGATGGGTCTGGGTGGGCTGTACCGGAGACAAGGTCACGAAGTCCACGTCCATCTGCTGGGCCAGGGACAGCTCCTCGGCGTTATGGCAAGAAGCCGCCAACCAGCGATCCTTGCCGAACGGCCGCCCGGCGCTGGCGTACTTGCGCAGTTGCGCCGCAGTGATGTGCCAGCCCGCCGAGGGGAAATCCCCCAGCCATTCGAAGGGCCCCTTGAGCATCAGTTGCGCCTTGCCGGCGCACAGGCCCACCGCATCCACCGCCAGATCGCGGTATTGCGGGTCGTAGCCGCCGGGCGCCCGCAGCTGAATCAGCTTGCAGCCCTGGGCCACGGCTTTTTGCATGCCTCGCAACAGGGTCGGGGTTTCCAGGCCTTCCGGGGTGATCAGGTATTGGGCTGGCAGACGCGCGGCAGCGACAATCGGCTGATTGGCCGCGGGGAACTCATAGTCGGCCAGCTCACGAGCAGTGACCCAGGCCAGAGGTTGCCCTTCGGCGCCGTGAGGCTCACCGCTGAACGCCGAGACTTCCCAGACATCCAGCAGTACCTGCTTGTCCGGATAATCGTGCTGCACCTTGATCAGCGGGCGCGCTGCGGTGACGGCGATGCCCAGTTCTTCCTGTAGCTCGCGGGCCAGCGCGGCTTCGACCGCCTCCCCGGGCTCGACCTTGCCGCCGGGGAACTCCCACAGGCCACCTTGATGTTGAGTATCGGCACGCCGGGCAATCAGGATCTTGCCGCTGGCATCCCGGATAACGGCCGCAGCCACATGTACTCGTTTCACCGCACTACTTCCTCTGCTCAGGCATGTTGGCCAGGCCCTTGCGGGCCGGGCGTTGGATCTGCGCTTCGCCGGCAAGCCGGCTCCTACAGCAGGAGCGGCAACGCCGGCGAGGTTCTTAGGTGCGGTATTCCGCGTTGATCTTCACGTATTCGTGAGACAGGTCGGTGGTCCAGATGGTTTCGCTGCACGCGCCACGGCCCAGTTCGATGCGGATGGTGATTTCTTCCTGCTGCATCACCGCCGCGCCCTGGGCTTCGGTGTAGCTCGCGGCACGGGCGCCACGGCTGGCAATGCAGACTTCGCCGAGGAACACGTCGATCTTGCTGACATCCAGGTCCGGCACCCCGGCACGACCTACTGCCGCCAGGATGCGGCCCCAGTTCGGGTCCGAAGCGAACAGCGCGGTCTTGATCAGTGGCGAGTGAGCCACGGTGTAGCCCACGTCCAGGCACTCCTGGCAAGTAGCCCCGCCGTTGACTTCCACAGTGACGAACTTGGTCGCGCCCTCACCGTCACGGACGATGGCCTGGGCCACTTCCATGCACACCTCGAACACCGCCTGCTTCAGGGCAGCGAACAGCGGGCCCTCGGCCTTGGTGATTTCCGGCAGCTTGGCCTGCCCCGTGGCGATCAGCATGCAGCAGTCGTTGGTCGACGTGTCGCCGTCGATGGTGATGCGGTTGAAGGACTTGTTGGCACCGTCCAGCAACAGGTTCTGCAGCACTTCGCGGGAGACTTTGGCGTCAGTGGCGATGTAGCCGAGCATGGTTGCCATGTTCGGGCGGATCATCCCCGCGCCTTTGCTGATGCCGGTCACGGTGATGGTCACGCCATCATGCTGGAACTGGCGGCTGGCGCCCTTGGGCAGGGTGTCGGTGGTCATGATGCCAGTGGCGGCGGCAGCCCAGTTGTCCACGGACAGGTCGTCCAGCGCAGCTTGCAGAGCGCCTTCGATTTTCTCTACCGGCAATGGCTCGCCGATCACCCCGGTGGAGTAAGGCAGCACGGCGCTGGCATCGACGCCGGTCAGCTCCGCCAGCTTGGCGCAGGTGCGGGACGCCGCGGCCAGGCCCGGCTCACCAGTGCCGGCGTTGGCGTTACCGGTGTTGGTCAGCAGATACCGCACCGGGCCTTGTACCCGCTGCTTGGCCAGAATCACCGGTGCGGCGCAAAACGCGTTGAGGGTGAACACCCCCGCCACCGTGGAGCCTTCGGCACAACGCATGACCACCACATCCTTGCGCCCCGGGCGCTTGATGCCGGCCGAAGCGAT
The DNA window shown above is from Pseudomonas protegens CHA0 and carries:
- the argJ gene encoding bifunctional glutamate N-acetyltransferase/amino-acid acetyltransferase ArgJ; the protein is MAVGLGPLPTLHPVAGFELGIASAGIKRPGRKDVVVMRCAEGSTVAGVFTLNAFCAAPVILAKQRVQGPVRYLLTNTGNANAGTGEPGLAAASRTCAKLAELTGVDASAVLPYSTGVIGEPLPVEKIEGALQAALDDLSVDNWAAAATGIMTTDTLPKGASRQFQHDGVTITVTGISKGAGMIRPNMATMLGYIATDAKVSREVLQNLLLDGANKSFNRITIDGDTSTNDCCMLIATGQAKLPEITKAEGPLFAALKQAVFEVCMEVAQAIVRDGEGATKFVTVEVNGGATCQECLDVGYTVAHSPLIKTALFASDPNWGRILAAVGRAGVPDLDVSKIDVFLGEVCIASRGARAASYTEAQGAAVMQQEEITIRIELGRGACSETIWTTDLSHEYVKINAEYRT
- a CDS encoding Nudix family hydrolase, which gives rise to MKRVHVAAAVIRDASGKILIARRADTQHQGGLWEFPGGKVEPGEAVEAALARELQEELGIAVTAARPLIKVQHDYPDKQVLLDVWEVSAFSGEPHGAEGQPLAWVTARELADYEFPAANQPIVAAARLPAQYLITPEGLETPTLLRGMQKAVAQGCKLIQLRAPGGYDPQYRDLAVDAVGLCAGKAQLMLKGPFEWLGDFPSAGWHITAAQLRKYASAGRPFGKDRWLAASCHNAEELSLAQQMDVDFVTLSPVQPTQTHPDAQPLGWQQAEQLISGFNKPVYLLGGVGPAECQQAWAAGAQGVAGIRAFWPQD